The genomic window CATTAGCCGACATGGCCCATATGGGCCTGACCAAATTCTTCAATAGATAACCAAATAATAATTAAGTCAGGTTGGGCTAGCCCATTTATATAGTTTGGCCCACTGGGCCAGGAATATTTGAAATACGTTGAAGGCCTTCAACCAGCTTCAAATTGTTGCAAATTGTTGGAATTTAAAACTAGAGTGACtcttgagattttttattttatttttgcctattAAATGCCATAATATACAACATTTTTCATTtacataaatttacataatagaCACAGACAGACCCCGCGAAATAGCTGTGTATCTTAGggctaattaataataataatacctaTTAGTTTAGTGAATCAATTCTTAAAAATGGAATAGGAGAGAACCGAACAAactacatcaattttttttttctatttttttttgggtcttgctaactagtgcccccggcactagttaaggagctaaaaaaagaaataaaggaaaagttatgcattgaaacaatcaaaatttagatttttcatGTGTTGACTTCACAATACTCAAGAAAAACCttctaaatttaaattcttaactAATGCCCCTggagcactatttagcatttgcctttttttttttccagtttgAATCGTAgttgaattaattttttgtgaTCCGCTTGCATCCTTGCTACAACAcattaggctatgtttggattagTGGTAAAGGATGGAAtgaaatggaatggagtggtaactaactaagttccattgtttggatttgcaaaAAATGAATGAAGTGGAATGGAACACAATGGAACCCATTCCATCCGATACCCTCcaatcttctaattttctttcccCTTCAAATCGGGGTGTATGCAAtggaatgaatatttataaaatatatccaaacaatggaatgataTCTATACTCCATTCCGCTCCGTTCCACTTCATTCCATTATgttccattccgctccattaCATTttgtaccaccaatccaaacatagccttaggagaacagcttataaaaaaaaaaaaacacattaggAGAACAGACAAGACAGAACCAAAAGGAAAGTGAATTGCATAATGATGGCATTATCATCAGTGGCGAACACTTTCACTCTTCCTCGCTTTACCTTCAACAATaactcatcttcttcttcctccatcTCAAAAATCTTCACTTTCTCCACTCCTTCACCCATCATCAATGCATCTTCCTCAATATCACGCCCATTCACTTTCCCTCGAGCCATGTCTTCTTCTCCTTCTCCCTCTTCTTCTTCCCCCTCCTTTGGCTCTCGTCTCGAAGAAACCGTCAAAAACACCCTTTCTCAAAATCCTGTTGTCGTTTATTCCAAATCCTGGTGCTCCTATTGTTCCGAGGTTAAATCATTGTTCAACAAACTTGGTGTTCAACCTTTGGTCATCGAATTGGACGAATTGGGTATTTCAACTCAAACCCTAATTCATCATTTACAACTCAACTATTGCTTGCAATTTTGTttgtgtatttatttattttatattattttattttaggtccACAAGGTCCACAGTTGCAGAAATTATTGGAAAGAATCACTGGCCAATACACTGTCCCAAATGTCTTTATAGGTAAATCAACTGCATGTTgggtttaaattttttttttagctgaaaaaaaaacattcttccCCATAATATTGCAATTTGTAAgattaatctctattttgaaaactttttacaaaaaatatataattataagatcctgtttaacaaaaatatactattcattTAGCTTGTTTTGACTGTATTGTTTTAATAAtgtataaatgtaaatattagcatgtaagatcttgttcaatttgttttgatgagtattttcaaaatattaaatttttataatttttactaatagacaattaaagatattgatAGGATTCAATTTAGTAATCTAACAAAAATCAGTAGGGAAACAATAGAAAATAAGGAAAACGACTGTATATTATTTCTGGAAATCCAATTAGAGTTCAAATGGGATCTAATTGTGAAGTACAACGGAATAGTAAAAGAAATAACAATGGATGAAAGAATAAACTGAGTAATTCGAGCTACTCAGGGTCTCCACATGCATAGAAGCATCTAAAACTTAAGCATGACTGACTCCAATGATGAGTCCATTATTAATAATGCCAAAATCTGTCATATctgtttttctctctctgccATCTGCGCCATTAATGGTGTTTAAAAGTCATTTATCTCTCTGTCATCTATCCATCACACCCCTGACTCACTGCAACAGAATATTATCCTACATCCCTTTTGTTTCCTCTTCTTTTGTAGACCCTACCAAAGCTATCAATTCCCCTCCCTTCAAAATtctccttgtcctcaaggagaAATCTTGGATATTCTTTCCTGAGCTTATCAACTAATTCCCAAGAATTTTCAAAAGCTGGGAGACCTTTCCACTTCACTAATACCTCCATCTCTCCTGTGTCATTCCTTCTGGTGTCTAAGGTTTCCTCCGGTTCGGGTTCTAACTGCCAGGATTCATTCATACAGCTAGGTAAAGGTTGTGGTTCAATGTTGGGTGCTAATGCCTTCTTCAAAAGGGATACATGAAACACTGGATGGACCCTACTGTCATCAGGAAGTTGTAGTTTATAAGCTACAGCTCCTATCTTCTGCAAAATTTCGAAAGGCCCATAGTATCTTGGACTAAGTTTTTGATTAAACCTTTTAGCTAACTTCTGCAATTTGTAAGGTTGTATCTTCAAATAAACCATATCTCCTACTTCATACGCTACCTCTCTTCTGTGCTTATTAGCTTGAGTTCTCATCTTATCCTGAGCCTTTAGTAATTGATCCTTCAGTTCTTCTAACACCACATTCCTCTCAGCAGTAAGTCTATTAACCTCTTCTATGGCAGATAGACTTTCATTCCCCTTAACCAACACTGGAGGTGTTCTCCCATAAAGAGCCTCAAATGGTGTGGTTTTTAAAGAAGCATGGTAGTTGGTATTATACCAATACTCTGCCCAAGATAACCACCTAGGCCACTGTTTAGGTTGTCTACCAGTCAAACATCTTAAATAGGTTTCCAAACATCGATTCACTACCTCAGTTTGGCCATCCGACTGAGGGTGATATGCACTGCTAAATTTCAACTTGGTACCTGCTTGTTTAAAAACTTCAGTCCAGAATGAGCTAAGAAACACCCTGTCTCTATCGGACACTATGGAATTTGGAAACCCATGTAGCTTCACTATTTCCTTAATGAACACATTGGCTACTTCTTTAGCTGTATATGGATGACAAATAGGCAAAAAATGAGCATACTTAGTTAACCTATCCACAACCACCATTATAGTATCCACCCCTTGAGCTTTAGGTAACCCGCCTATGAAGTCCATAGAGATGTCAGTCCATACCTGTGTGGGAATTGGTAAAGGCTGTAATAATCCTCCAGGGCTGAGGGTTTGATATTTATTTCTCtgacacacttcacacgcttcAACATACTCCTTGATGCATTTCCTCATTCCCTCCCAATACACAACCCCCGATATCTTCTTGTATGTTCTCAAATACCCCGAGTGTCCTCCAGCTGAGGTATCATGGAATTCATGTAAGAGCCAAGCAATTCTAGGTGAATTCTTAGGAATGACTATTCTGCCTTCATGATATAACCTTCCTCCTTTCAATTGGTACCCTTGATGACTGAGAGGTTCCCCTATCAAATCTTGTACCACCTTCTTCAACTTATCATCATCTTGAATTTCACTCTCCAACCCTTCCCATGCTTCACATTGAATCATGGTCACAGCCTGATATTGCATCTGCCTTGATAGTGCATCAGCAACACTATTCTCCTTCCCAGGTTTATATTTCACTTCAAAGTCATAGCCCATCAGTTTTGCTAACCATTTCTGCTGATCTCCCCCCAACACCTTCTGCTCAGTCAAGAATTTCAAGCTTTTTTGGTCAGTGTGGACTTGAAAATGCTTGCCCAGCAAGTATGGTCTCCACTTTTGTACAGCAATAACAATTGCCATCAACTCCCTTTCATAAACTGATTTATTTTGAGCTCTCTCTGACAGTGTTTGGCTCATGTAAGCTACTGGTCTTCCTTCCTGCATCAAAACAGCACCTATTCCCTTACCAGAGGCATCAGTTTCTACCACAAAGTCCTTGTTAAAGTCAGGCATGATTAGAACTGGGAGAGTTGTCATAGCTTGCTTAAGGAGTTCAAATGCTTGTTGAGCTTCTGCATTCCATTGGAAACTGTCTTTTTTGAGCAATTGAGTCAGAGGCCACGCAATCTTACTATAGTTCTTCACAAACTTCCTATAATATCCAGTTAAACCCAAAAATCCCCTTAGACTTTTGATCTCTTTTGGGTATGGCCACTTCAACATATCCTCAATCTTTTTAGGATCAGCTGATACTCCTCTACCAGATATCAAGTGACCTAGATATTCAATTTCCTCTTGGCCAAATGAACACTTTTTCTTGTTAGCAAATAACTGATGGTTTTTCAAAACTTGTAAAATTTCTCTCAAGTGCTTCACATGCTCATTCTTATTAGCACTATATATTAGAATATCATCaaagaaaactaaaacaaaTTTTCTAAGGTATGGCCTCAAAACCTCATTCATCAATGCTTGAAAAGTTGATGGAGCATTGGTAAGGCCAAAAGGCATAACCAAGTACTCATAGTGCCCCTCATGGGTTCTAAAAGCCGTCTTATCTATATCACCCTCCCTCATCCTAATTTGGTGATAACCTGACTTAAGATCCAACTTAGAAAATATTACAGCACCACTCAACTCATCTAATAACTCATCAATGACTGGTATAGGGAATTTGTTAGGTACAGTTACCTTGTTCAAAGCCCTGTAGTCGGTGCAGAATCTCCATCCtccatctttctttttcacCAATAAAACTGGACTTGAAAATGGACTTGTACTGTGTCTGATAATGCCAGCTTGTAACATTTCCTTCACAATCTTCTCTATCTCATTCTTCTGGTAGTAAGGGTACCTATATGGCCTTAAGTTGGGAATGTTGGCATCTGGTTTGAGCACTATAGCGTGGTCATGCTCTCTGGTGGGTGGTAAACCAGATGGCATGTTAAAGACCTCAGCAAATTCTTCCAAAACTCCCTTCCATTCATTTAAGTCCACAACTTCTGGTGCTACTTTCTCTTCATCAGTGATAGGTTGTATATAGAACCCTACTCCTTCATTAACAATAGCCTTCATCATAGCTTTCCAAGTTGCTTGACTGTTGCACATAGCCGGGTCACCTTGAACTATATATTTGGTTCCTTCCAACTCCCACTTCAGACAAAGGTTACCAAAATTAGCCTCTATATTACCCAAGCTTGCAAGCCAGTCCATCCCTAATACCATCTCTGTCCCTCCCAACTTCATGATGAAAAAATGTTGTTGAAAATTAACCCCTTGTATCTGGAAGTTCAAATTTTCACACACTCCTTGATTCTTCACCTTCTCCCCGTTACCTACTTCAATAACATAAGTGGCTGTATCCACTAATGTCAAATCCAACTCCTCCACCAAACTGGGTGAGATAAAATTGCTAGTAGCTCCAGAATCTATCAAAGTCAGCACCTGTCTGTCACCAATTTGTACCCAAACTTTGAAAGATTTGTTGGAAGTAAAACCTTCTCTGCTTTGTAATGACAGCTGCAATGTTTTCAACTCCACAACAGTTACTGCTTCACTCCCTTCCTCGGCTACTACCTCATCTACCTCCTCTTCACCACTACTGCCTTCACACAATCTCAAGCTCATGTGTTTGAACTTGCATATGTGCTCCCTATTCCACTTGTCACCACATTTGAAGCACAATCCCTTCTTGCTTCTTTCTTCTAGCTCTGCAGGTTCCAATCTCTTCCCTCTATACTTATCATTGGTCCCTGCTCCTCCTTTCTCACTTTCCCTCTTTCCTCCACTAACATCTCCTGGATCTTTGAATCTATGGGTACTGCCTCTGTCCTTCCAGCTAACCCCTCTCCTCATCATCACATCATTCCTCTCTTCAATAAGCAAGGCACGATCCATCAAGTCAGATAGATCTTGGCTCTCATACATTTTCAACTCTGCCTGAATCTCCTCCTTCAATCCATTCAAAAAAATAGAGTCTAACATCACTCTATCTTCTTTACGTAATGGTGCCACCAACTGTTCAAATTTATCTCTATACTCCATTACTGTACTCTTCTGTCTTAGGCTCAACAGAGGTCCCAATGGATTATGAAGCAATCCTGGCTGAAACCTCCTTAGTACTGCCATCTTAAATTCCTCCCAATTTCTCAACGGTGTTTGTTCCTCCCACCATTGAAACCAGTTCAAAGCCTTCTCTTCCATGGCTAGCACCACCGTGTCCACCTTATCCTGCATACGCACTTCATTCAGACGGAAGTAGCGTTCAACACGGACTAACCATCCATACGCATCATCTCCCTTAAAGATCGGGATCTCCAACCTCCTCCTACCTCCGGCGTAACCCAATCGGTTCCCACCATCGTGTCTCCTTGGTTGTCGTCTTGGTCTCAACGACATCGTACTCTCTTCGCTCCAGTCCTCCTCCTCGTCGTCATGGTTACTTCTTCCTAACGGTCGTCCTTGACGACGGTGCTGATGAACCGGTTGCTCCTGAATGAGCTGACGGATCTGTTCAAGTGTTATTTGAGGTCGCGACTGTTGTTCTAAAACAATTTTACGAATCTCATCGACAGAATTCTCTATGTTACCCATTCTTTGTTCTACTTGGTCAATGCGATTCTCCATAATCCTTCTCGTAATTTCCATGCACCGTTTGAACGTAACcaaggctctagataccaaatTGATAGGATTCAATTTAGTAATCTAACAAAAATCAGTAGGGAAACAATAGAAAATAAGGAAAACGACTGTATATTATTTCTGGAAATCCAATTAGAGTTCAAATGGGATCTAATTGTGAAGTACAACGGAATAGTAAAAGAAATAACAATGGATGAAAGAATAAACTGAGTAATTCGAGCTACTCAGGGTCTCCACATGCATAGAAGCATCTAAAACTTAAGCATGACTGACTCCAATGATGAGTCCATTATTAATAATGCCAAAATCTGTCATATctgtttttctctctctgccATCTGCGCCATTAATGGTGTTTAAAAGTCATTTATCTCTCTGTCATCTATCCATCACACCCCTGACTCACTGCAACAGAATATTATCCTACATCCCTTTTGTTTCCTCTTCTTTTGTAGACCCTACCAAAGCTATCAATCACTGCAACAGAATATTATCCTACATCCCTTTTGTTTCCTCTTCTTTTGTAGACCCTACCAAAGCTAtcagatattagtgatcaaaattgtgcattggcaTACATGCAGTGGTCAAAgaggtcttataattagggacgagGACTACAGTcgataaattattttaaattttgaggGATTAAAGTTGAAAGCTCATAATTTTGTAGTGACTAAAAGCATATTTACGCCTTTAAAATATCTTGTTAGTGATTCCAATTGTTCTGGGGAAATAGAGAGGTGAGGGAAATTTAATTTAGAATGTCATAGTATTTTGTTCCTCTTCGGAAatagcataagcacttatcataTAGTAATTTATTATGTATAATACTTGTTCAAAAATTTATTatgttacaaaaataaaataaaataaaactgttTCCATATAAGGTATACGATATTTCCATAAGATATCGTGGAGAGCTTATGTAAGTAAGCTGAAAATAGATTATGGACATGTCGTAAGCTGTTTTCTTAAACTCTCACAAACAGTCTCACTAGTGCTTATGCCcgtagataaattaaaataaccaAACCAAACAGGCCCTAATTAGTTGCTGGAATACTGCATGAATTTTGCTTGTCAATTTATCTTGAGTGAGGTGGAGGTGCTTATCATGCTCCTTATCGGTTCTAAaatatcttgaaaatgattcaATTTAAGATTGTTTTGGGAAAAAGGTGAAatggataattttttatttcattttgttcCTTTTGTGAAATATTAACCCTAATATAAACCCAAGGAAAGATATTAAAGATGATAGAATATGAGCTTGTTAGCTTGCATATTTCAGTCATGTTGATTAGGTTATCATTACTTAGATATGGCAAAATCTTGTACAGACTTCTGTGTATGTTCAGCTTAAGAAATTATATAAGGcagataaataaattgaaattatatcatatatagGGGTATATATCGAGCACTTATGGGTTGAAGGCATGGTGAATATGCTTGATATCTAGTGATTTATGAAACCAAGAAGCTGTGTTTGGGCCTGAAAAGTATGAAAGGGAGAGAGAAGGATATAAGCTCAGCTGAAAATATTTGCCATTAAGATAGGATAAGTATCCTCTATGAAAACAAAGGTGAGAGAACAACAACCACAGAGGGGGTGAAAAGTTAagagaaaaactaataatacAAAAAACTCCATTGAAATAACCATGGATTTCCCAATGGGTTTGTTAAGGAGGAACTTTTGAATATTTGGGGAGTTTGAGAAGGATTGATGAAAAAATACaccataaaaatataaatttgaaatgCTTTCTATCATCATTGTTAGCAAAAAAACTGAGTAGATCTAGCAGCAGAAGGTATTGTGAATGAATAACTTCTCTATCATTCAAGTTCTTACTAAAAAGTGGAATTCCCGGTCTGTGAGGGAGAACTAAGAAAAAGCCTATGAGGAGTCATTTCCATCCCCAAGTATTCATCTTCCCAGAGTTTGATACAAGTATTGCACTGAAGGTAATAGAAATCAGATGTCCAAAAGAGTAGTCCATCTAGGAGAATGCCATAGCCACTTTCCATGGCAATATTTTTAGACACGAAATTTCGCAGACCGAATCCCCCTCCATTTCTAGGTTTGCAACTATCCACAAGCGTAGTAGGTGACAGAGTAACTACTACAACAGAGGGTGTGAGAAGAGAAAAACTAATGATGCACAGGCTGTCATTCTCTCTGCAAGTCTGAGTTGGAGACTGCCTTTAAATAACCATGTCTTTCCCGTGGGTTTTTTGTGTGTAAATTAGTTATCCTCTATGCGCAACTGCACTGACTAATCCCTTGAGCCGGATAGAATTTCAATGGACAACAAAACTCTCCCTCAAAAGCTTTAATAGTTGTTGCGTTCTAAGGGTTGGATTTGAACCCAATACATTTCCTAGTGGGTTTGTTAAGGAGAAACTTTTCAAGTTCTTACTAAAGTGAAATTACCAGTTTGTTAGGGAACCCTAAGGAAAATCCTTTGAGGAATCACTTCCAGCCCCAAGTATCCTGCAAGAGTTGGATACAAGTGTTTCACTGAAGGTAATTGAAATCAAATATCCAAAGGAGTAGTCCATCTAGGAGAATATGCCGCAGACACTTGATGTCTTGATTGCCAAGGCAATATTTTTAGACAATAAATTTCCCAGACTGAATCCCCCTTCATTGCTATGTTTTTTTTCCCAGACTGAATTTCCCAGTCTGATACGAGTTCTTTCAGCTAACTCCAAAGTTCTTTCTGTAAAGAATGTAACTTTAGAAACTCCAACTTAAAATTATGCCACACTTGCCATTCACAATTGTGGAAAGTTCTCACAGTCAAATCCTGATATACTATTTCAATTATTCCCATGCCTTGAATTATGGATTAATATACTGTATTACATCCTCATATTATCTAATATAATATTCTAAAACAACAAAAGTCTGTTACCCttgatttaattttatcttttgaataGAACAGTTTATTCCCGACCCTAAAGTTTTCTTCATTGCAGGTGGCAATCACATCGGTGGCTGTACAGGTATATATTCCTTGTGCTCTTGttttattattgattatttAACTGAGGGGGATGTCTCGACTGCTCAAAatattattcttctttttcacaTTCCTCTGCTTTTACTTCAAAATGTATATGACAGCAAATGTAGTAAATCGTCTGAATATATGAATTTGGATTTGAGCAGTGCTAATTATGATAGCAATTTATCTCAGTTTCCAGTTAACCATTTAAATGCTCTTTTGTCTGGAAAACATGCTTGTGGAATTGCATTAATATTGTGCCACGTTATCATTTCTGTTTGGATTTCTAGCATTCTCAGAAAGACCAGCATTAAGCAGTTTGATAAAAATCTTAGCAatgtgaaatttcttttgtattCTCCTTTTGTTTCCCACGTTATTTTATTTGTGCAGATACACTTAAGCTGTACAGGAAAGGAGAACTTGAAACTCTGCTATCAGAAGCTGTTGCTAAAATTAAGGGAAGCTAAGACCTTGTCAATATTACTCTCATCCTATAGGGAATCTGTTCCGGTTATCGATTTGTCCACATGttggttgaaacttgaaagcacTGAGTTTATACATCGATGTTTAGATATTAGACCCTAATAAACTTTGTAATTGAAGAGTTTATATAACTGAATTAAGCAACTTTTATATCTGGAAGactgtatttatatttttcttcattattatGTAATGATTCTTCTTCAATTGGTCGATTGAATGCCTTTCAAACTACAATTCTTTGAGTGCTCAAGGCAAATGAAATTTATGAATACGTAGTTTGATCTATTATTTGTTGCATCATGACATGTTTTAGGAAGCTCCTTGCATGCTGCAAGCATTAATCTTATGATTTGTACTTTTCGCACCCCTTGCAATGTCTCAGTCACCCCCTGAAATGACCAAACTACCCTTCTCGCTTTGTAGGACGTGAGCACGTCGATCGCGTTCGAGGTTGCAGTGACCTTTGAATTCACCCACCCCCTGACATTTAACAAGTTCGCTATCTAAGATGCGAACACGTCTTAATGATAACACggcttcatcttcttctttcccaTTTCAACGATTTCTGAAAAACTATGATGAGTATTGGCCTACTGGTAAAATTGAAGGTTTATTGGCCGTTTGTGGTTGAAAACAACAAAGGAAGTTATGTTTTAAAGCACAATACTCCCAAACCTATAGCCCAAGCCCTCAATTCTCCCAAAACCTTAGTTGGTCGAAATTGAAGGTTTCTTGGTCGTTTAGAGTCGCAATAATCAAAGGAGCAAAAAGTAATATAAGGTAAAAGCTTTGTTCCCGTTTATTTTTCTGCATGCATGACTGTGTTGGTTCACGTTGTGACAAACAAATGGTGAACTAGTGTTCGCTTACCAGAAAGCAATAGGAATTATGCGTTCGCTTCACAGTAAGCAAGCGAGCGTATATTCTGCCTGCTGTTTCTTCTGTTGTCATTTGGTTTAGATAGTAAGTGTGGTGTaggaataatttgtttttttttttgtgatgtttAGATATGGGAAATACATCCAAAGATGCTGATAGAAGGAAACGTGCAACTAAGGCTAGTGCATCTGCCAGGAAAGAAAATGCGGCTCAGAACTCTCCGAAGAAGTGGTCACGGAAAGCTCCAGCTACGTCAGGTGCTAATGAGACTGTTCGCCCTGGGCATGAGGCTATTGGAGCATATCTGAAATTTTTAATTGCCACGTGTCATACATAAAGGAACTGAAGTGAAATGGAACGTAAGCTATTGGAGCATATACGAACCCAAATGCTCTTCAGATCCACTCCATTACCATATGCTCCATTTTTCCTCAGTTTTCATCCGGATGAATGACATGTGGCAATTAAGAGTTTCAATGACTGAGATTAAAACGTTACAGAGACAACAGACAAAACGTGAACTAACAAAAATCACCCCATTTATGTTGCTTCACCATCGATCTCTTTGACTTATTGTCGTCGCCGCCCAAGTGCCACCGTTCATCTCCCGCCGTCTCTTTGACTTATGGGCGTCGCCGTTATTGCTCGAAAAAGATTTGGGGAAAAAATGCAAATCCAAAAGATTTGGGAAAAATTTCAGATCCATAACAATGAatttgagagaaagaagaagaccAAGATTGAATACACAGTGGTGGCGGAGCTTTGACATGGTGGTGGTTGACGGTACGACGATACTGAGAAAAGGAGAGTAACCATTCAATAGGTTGTTGTTGTTACTTCACAAAGTGTTTCTCCATAACTTTCACTTTACTTCAGTGTCTCTTTGAATcgccctctctctctctctctctctctctctc from Trifolium pratense cultivar HEN17-A07 linkage group LG1, ARS_RC_1.1, whole genome shotgun sequence includes these protein-coding regions:
- the LOC123922685 gene encoding monothiol glutaredoxin-S10-like gives rise to the protein MMALSSVANTFTLPRFTFNNNSSSSSSISKIFTFSTPSPIINASSSISRPFTFPRAMSSSPSPSSSSPSFGSRLEETVKNTLSQNPVVVYSKSWCSYCSEVKSLFNKLGVQPLVIELDELGPQGPQLQKLLERITGQYTVPNVFIGGNHIGGCTDTLKLYRKGELETLLSEAVAKIKGS